A part of Romeriopsis navalis LEGE 11480 genomic DNA contains:
- a CDS encoding serine/threonine protein kinase, with translation MVFTPGQVLKNGEYTVERELGRGRFGITYLAKRADGERWVIKILNPSVLSALADDERDRLETMFWQEAVKLAKCSGTPHIVQSEMPFKEGKVVCLPMEYMDGNSLADRGQQQLTEATALEYIKQIGEALAVVHKQGLVHCDIRPANIFLRLHGNQAKAVLTDFGLARGCDTELTRTRTDEYMDGFSPPELCSRGKVIGPYTDVYSLAATLYELLTGKIPVSALDRSLKNQTLSPPKVWLQTISEKTSQAIVAGMAIKPGERPQSMLEWLTQLDFQKRAQFRLPRSNASPKSGQQPKQPTDWQKWSTIIAGLGIIVAILAMVPAWLALNQPKNQAPPSPASSAKPTP, from the coding sequence ATGGTGTTTACCCCAGGTCAGGTGCTCAAAAATGGCGAATATACAGTTGAGAGGGAACTCGGGCGCGGTCGCTTTGGGATTACCTATTTGGCTAAGCGGGCTGATGGGGAACGCTGGGTAATCAAGATTCTGAATCCATCGGTCTTATCGGCTTTAGCGGATGATGAGCGAGATCGCTTAGAAACTATGTTCTGGCAGGAAGCGGTGAAGCTAGCAAAATGTAGCGGTACACCGCATATCGTTCAATCGGAAATGCCCTTTAAAGAAGGGAAAGTTGTCTGCTTACCGATGGAATATATGGACGGCAACAGTTTGGCCGATCGGGGACAGCAACAACTCACTGAAGCAACGGCTCTGGAATATATCAAGCAGATTGGTGAAGCGCTAGCTGTTGTACATAAACAGGGCTTAGTGCATTGTGATATCCGCCCGGCGAATATTTTCTTACGCTTGCACGGGAACCAGGCAAAAGCAGTTTTGACAGATTTTGGGTTAGCACGGGGTTGTGACACAGAACTCACGAGAACGCGGACGGACGAGTATATGGACGGGTTTTCGCCACCGGAGCTATGTTCGCGGGGAAAAGTGATTGGCCCCTATACCGATGTGTATTCGCTCGCTGCAACTTTATACGAGCTTTTGACTGGGAAAATTCCGGTCAGTGCGTTAGATCGGAGTCTGAAAAACCAGACACTATCACCACCAAAGGTCTGGCTGCAAACGATCTCGGAAAAGACTTCGCAAGCAATTGTAGCGGGAATGGCGATCAAGCCTGGGGAACGGCCACAATCAATGCTGGAATGGCTAACGCAGCTTGACTTCCAGAAGAGAGCTCAGTTCCGCCTTCCACGGTCTAATGCTTCACCTAAATCTGGACAACAGCCGAAGCAACCGACGGATTGGCAAAAGTGGAGTACGATTATCGCAGGTTTAGGCATAATCGTGGCAATTCTGGCAATGGTTCCGGCTTGGTTAGCGCTCAATCAACCAAAGAATCAAGCACCGCCAAGCCCAGCAAGCTCAGCAAAACCAACGCCCTAA
- a CDS encoding serine/threonine protein kinase, with the protein MNWTEGTVLQAGKYKVIRQIGGGGFSLTYLAEDSFLQRQVVIKAPNQLFERDQDYEKFLRRFQREGQVLAKIKHPNIVQVIEFFQESGMPCLVMEYIKGPTLSEYVRQHGNLPQDKAVEYFRALAQALHLVHQANLVHCDVHPGNVILQDERKPVLIDFGSAKSLQPSTYTVTTTINDNYSAYEQRSGEPRPTLDVYGLAATLYFAVTGERPLAAMDRKLYGDKLKTPKAHRSDLKPWINQAILQGMELEAEDRSASIQAWLGLFHPPQPKTPKPKQSVTKTSTTARSYPQSKARSYPQSKSSLPWSSLGWLAGSYLPMGLIIGLVSTSPVAGA; encoded by the coding sequence ATGAACTGGACAGAAGGCACGGTACTACAAGCGGGCAAGTACAAAGTCATCCGCCAGATTGGTGGCGGTGGTTTTAGCTTGACGTATCTTGCTGAAGACAGTTTTTTGCAGCGGCAGGTGGTGATTAAAGCACCGAACCAGTTGTTTGAACGCGACCAAGATTATGAGAAATTCCTGCGGCGATTTCAGCGTGAAGGACAAGTTCTCGCAAAAATCAAGCATCCGAACATCGTTCAAGTCATTGAGTTTTTCCAAGAATCAGGCATGCCCTGTTTGGTCATGGAATATATCAAGGGGCCAACGCTAAGTGAATATGTTCGCCAACATGGCAATTTACCGCAGGATAAAGCAGTTGAGTATTTCCGCGCTTTGGCCCAAGCCTTGCACTTGGTACATCAGGCCAATTTGGTTCATTGCGATGTCCATCCGGGAAATGTGATTTTACAGGATGAGCGGAAACCCGTGTTGATTGACTTCGGGTCGGCCAAATCCTTACAGCCCAGCACATACACTGTCACGACTACGATCAATGATAACTATTCCGCCTATGAACAACGTAGTGGGGAGCCACGTCCGACGCTGGATGTCTATGGATTGGCCGCCACCTTATATTTTGCAGTGACAGGAGAACGACCACTTGCCGCAATGGACCGCAAACTATACGGCGACAAGTTAAAAACACCGAAAGCGCATCGATCAGATTTAAAGCCGTGGATTAATCAGGCAATTCTTCAGGGGATGGAATTGGAAGCTGAAGATCGCTCGGCTTCGATACAAGCATGGTTAGGGTTATTTCATCCGCCTCAACCAAAAACGCCCAAACCTAAACAATCGGTTACTAAAACATCAACTACAGCCCGTTCTTATCCACAATCCAAAGCCCGTTCTTATCCACAATCTAAATCTTCCTTACCCTGGTCATCCTTGGGATGGCTCGCTGGAAGCTATTTACCAATGGGCTTAATTATCGGATTAGTCAGTACATCCCCTGTGGCTGGGGC